In Poecile atricapillus isolate bPoeAtr1 chromosome 9, bPoeAtr1.hap1, whole genome shotgun sequence, the following are encoded in one genomic region:
- the LOC131582242 gene encoding LOW QUALITY PROTEIN: PHD finger protein 7-like (The sequence of the model RefSeq protein was modified relative to this genomic sequence to represent the inferred CDS: inserted 4 bases in 2 codons): MAALGPLLPRGRRQEPRLGRADRPALLGRLHMHLSHLCESESGTCSDKREKYRLCSRVLCLHCCVCGQSGATIMCCKEGCDRWFHLPCAKEGGCVTQYIAPYRSFCPEHRPVQIVQVTPEPGTECPICMEPVEDRKTFNTIVCPTCKRAWFHRDCLQVGAMXPQAWDTAGAQQHQGXWLTQLLFALQGQAMRAGLLSFRCPLCRDDEEFLVEMFRVGIRTPVREPTWEDNNAFADLGERHSRCNARECLYPGGREEAEEEGPWELLLCSSCAAEGTHRRCSGLRVRRTHWECESCAGLGTAARDEPELNGPSLTRQSGLESSRRLSESEAISPTSSPVSSEQQENIKDREAQAKADTIAGSPQTQPIPPGSSGPESTCPVEESPRQEQQHNIEGREAQAKGDTIAGSPQTQPLPPATSSLEWTCPVQRSPGQEQEDSSKC; encoded by the exons ATGGCAGCGCTGGGGCCGCTCCTACCCCGGGGCCGCCGGCAGGAGCCACGGCTGGGACGTGCCGACAGACCAGCACTGCTTGGACGTCTTCA CATGCATCTGAGCCACCTGTGTGAGTCTGAGTCAGGCACCTGCAGCGACAAACGGGAGAAATACAGGCTCTGTTCCCGAGTGCTCTGCCTG cactgctgcgtCTGTGGCCAGAGCGGGGCCACCATCATGTGCTGCAAGGAAGGCTGCGACAGATGGTTccacctgccctgtgccaaGGAGGGCGGCTGTGTTACACAGTACATTGCCCCATACAG GTCCTTCTGCCCTGAGCACCGTCCAGTGCAGATCGTGCAGGTGACTCCAGAGCCAGGCACCGAATGCCCCATCTGCATGGAGCCAGTGGAGGACAGGAAGACGTTCAACACCATAGTGTGCCCGACGTGCAAAAGAGCCTGGTTCCACAGGGACTGCCTCCAGGTGGGAGCCAT CCCTCAggcctgggacacagcaggtgctcagcagcaccaggg ctGGCTCACACAGCTTCTGTttgccctgcagggacaggccatGCGCGCTGGTCTTTTGTCCTTCCGCTGCCCCCTCTGCAGAGATGATGAGGAATTCCTTGTCGAAATGTTCCGCGTGGGCATCCGAACCCCCGTCAG AGAGCCAACATGGGAGGACAACAACGCCTTTGCGGATCTAGGagagaggcacagcaggtgcaatgccagggaatgcctttacccaggaggcagggaggaggcagaggaagaggg gccctgggagctgctcctgtgctcctcctgtgctgctgagggcaCCCACAGGCGCTGCTCGGGCCTGAGAGTGAGGAGAACCCACTGGGAGTGTGAGAGCTGTGCTGGTCTCGGCACGG CCGCCAGAGATGAGCCGGAGCTCAATGGCCCCAGCCTGACCAGACAGTCAGGACTGGAATCTTCTCGGCGCCTCTCAGAATCTGAGGCCATCAGCCCCACCAGCAGCCCAGTGTCATCGG agcagcaggagaacatcAAGGACAGAGAGGCCCAGGCAAAGGCAGACACCATCGCGGGCAGCCCCCAGACTCAGCCGATCCCGCCAGGAAGCTCAGGCCCAGAGTCCACCTGCCCGGTCGAGGAGTCGCCgagacaggagcagcagcacaacatcGAGGGCAGAGAGGCCCAGGCGAAGGGAGACACCATCGCAGGCAGCCCCCAGACGCAGCCGCTCCCGCCTGCCACGTCAAGTCTCGAATGGACCTGTCCAGTCCAGCGGTCTCCAGGACAGGAACAGGAGGACAGCAGCAAGTGCTGA